Proteins encoded within one genomic window of Spirochaeta isovalerica:
- a CDS encoding MATE family efflux transporter has translation MRKQYYKLRGSSYVLSLALPVMGTQIANTMVQLVDTMFIGRIDALSLGAVALTGTLIWNIQMISEGFATGLTATIARRIGEKEAVKASEFLRTGLIATLFVSFIFLPLIQLGFNGLFGFIQMPSDLYPFASSYFKTFMVFLPSIYGLTAIQAAFNACGETRTTMKVSLAMNLINIVLDWAMIFGHLGFEPMGIAGAAYASGISFTFGFLILLLISSRREWSPFKKSKLFSYSHLKLIIKIGIPSLISNMAMGISQMAVMVLAVTPLGSLSLGAFNIVMKLASLSFMPGFGFAIAASTGTGQSLGAGEPEKAKAITRLAVFYCTVVMAIISIAYYTIPDLLIGLFSTDISIVSMTRSALRIYALFAVFLAPAMVFSGTIRGAGDTRYAMIVMIISRFLLRLPAAWLFGIVLKGGLSGVWLAMCLDFLVRGIVMWIRFRGGKWAKAVA, from the coding sequence ATGAGAAAGCAATATTATAAATTACGCGGCTCTTCCTACGTCCTCTCTCTGGCTCTGCCGGTTATGGGGACTCAAATCGCCAATACGATGGTTCAGCTTGTAGACACGATGTTCATTGGCCGCATTGATGCATTATCTCTGGGAGCCGTAGCTCTGACCGGTACTCTCATCTGGAATATCCAGATGATTTCCGAAGGTTTCGCAACAGGACTGACTGCGACTATCGCCCGCAGAATAGGTGAAAAAGAAGCTGTGAAAGCATCGGAATTTCTCAGGACCGGTCTGATTGCGACATTATTTGTTTCCTTTATATTTCTCCCGTTAATCCAATTGGGATTCAACGGTTTATTCGGTTTCATTCAGATGCCTTCCGATCTTTATCCTTTTGCTTCCAGTTATTTCAAAACGTTCATGGTTTTTTTACCTTCAATTTATGGTCTCACCGCCATTCAGGCGGCATTTAACGCCTGTGGCGAAACGAGAACGACCATGAAAGTCAGTCTCGCAATGAATCTCATAAATATCGTCCTAGACTGGGCTATGATATTCGGTCATCTGGGTTTTGAACCCATGGGAATTGCCGGTGCGGCTTATGCTTCCGGTATAAGTTTTACCTTTGGATTTCTTATCCTGCTTTTAATCAGTTCCCGTAGAGAATGGAGCCCTTTTAAAAAATCAAAATTATTCTCTTATTCTCATCTGAAACTGATAATAAAAATAGGAATTCCTTCTTTAATCAGCAATATGGCTATGGGAATCAGTCAGATGGCTGTAATGGTTCTGGCTGTAACGCCTCTGGGCAGCTTGAGCCTGGGCGCTTTCAATATTGTGATGAAGCTGGCTTCCCTGTCTTTTATGCCGGGATTCGGATTCGCCATAGCCGCCAGTACCGGAACCGGGCAGTCTCTCGGTGCAGGAGAACCGGAAAAGGCGAAAGCCATTACAAGACTGGCAGTGTTCTATTGTACGGTTGTCATGGCAATAATCAGTATCGCCTATTACACCATTCCCGACCTTCTTATCGGTCTTTTTTCAACAGATATTTCAATTGTGAGCATGACACGATCAGCTTTGAGAATTTACGCACTTTTTGCCGTATTCCTGGCTCCGGCTATGGTTTTCAGCGGAACAATAAGAGGAGCGGGAGATACCAGATATGCCATGATTGTCATGATAATAAGCCGATTCCTGCTTCGTCTCCCCGCAGCCTGGCTATTCGGAATAGTCCTCAAAGGAGGACTATCGGGAGTCTGGTTGGCCATGTGTCTGGATTTTCTGGTCCGGGGAATCGTAATGTGGATTCGATTCCGGGGAGGGAAATGGGCAAAAGCCGTAGCCTGA
- a CDS encoding methyl-accepting chemotaxis protein, giving the protein MKKITTKILLFTIGIAVFISAALGSFMIFNFNTTLNKDLDRLQQTMLDDFDRLVKFEIETMLSMIETIYNDSQNGLYTDEQARFLAAHLVREARFGVDNYFWIDTSKGDNVVLLGRDSEGTNRINLQDVNGKYIVQDIIQAALDGGGYTDYYFPRSEGGEALRKRGYSAYFEPYDWIIGTGNYVDDIDVIVNEKKAEGMAYMRQNISLSLLFIVASLIVVTIISVFLGKRISRPVIYASQITARIASGDLTQSFNTDFGKLKDEIGTLLESVGTMDENLKDIVTQIVESSDIIAGSSDQLSSASSQLSQGATEQAASIEEISASIEQMNSNVANNADNARQTEKIALKAAQDADESGSAVSRATKSLKEITEKISIISEIARQTNLLALNAAIEAARAGDHGKGFAVVAQEVRKLAERSQVAAAEIMEISAETESAADNASVMLDRLVPDIQKTAELVQEIAAATSEQASGIEQVTNAINQMDSVVQQNASASEQVAATAETLVSQAREQKNTVSFFTV; this is encoded by the coding sequence ATGAAAAAAATTACCACAAAGATTCTGCTTTTTACTATCGGTATCGCTGTTTTTATTAGCGCAGCACTTGGATCTTTTATGATTTTCAACTTTAACACAACTCTCAACAAAGATCTCGACAGACTTCAGCAAACTATGCTCGATGATTTTGACAGACTTGTTAAATTTGAGATCGAAACGATGCTCTCCATGATTGAGACGATATATAATGATTCTCAGAATGGTCTTTATACCGATGAACAGGCCAGGTTTCTCGCCGCTCATCTCGTGAGAGAGGCGAGATTCGGTGTGGACAATTATTTCTGGATTGATACTTCAAAAGGAGATAACGTAGTTCTTCTGGGCCGCGATTCGGAAGGCACCAACAGAATAAATCTACAGGATGTAAACGGCAAATATATCGTTCAGGATATTATTCAGGCCGCTTTGGATGGTGGCGGATATACGGACTACTATTTCCCCAGAAGTGAAGGAGGGGAAGCGCTTCGAAAAAGAGGCTATTCCGCGTATTTTGAACCTTATGACTGGATTATCGGAACCGGTAATTACGTTGACGATATTGATGTCATAGTCAACGAAAAGAAAGCCGAGGGAATGGCTTATATGAGACAGAATATTTCATTGTCACTTCTTTTTATTGTGGCTTCGCTGATTGTTGTAACAATAATTTCAGTTTTCTTGGGTAAAAGGATTTCCAGACCGGTCATATATGCCTCTCAGATTACCGCCCGCATTGCATCGGGAGATTTAACCCAGAGCTTTAATACAGATTTCGGTAAGCTCAAAGATGAAATCGGAACACTGCTCGAATCAGTGGGGACTATGGATGAAAACCTCAAGGATATCGTAACACAGATTGTGGAAAGCTCCGATATTATCGCCGGTAGCAGCGATCAGTTGTCCAGCGCTTCTTCCCAGCTTTCTCAGGGAGCAACTGAGCAGGCCGCGTCTATTGAAGAGATTTCAGCTTCCATAGAGCAAATGAATTCAAATGTGGCCAACAATGCAGACAATGCCAGACAGACGGAAAAGATAGCTCTAAAAGCTGCACAGGATGCCGATGAAAGCGGTTCGGCGGTTTCCCGCGCAACGAAATCGTTAAAGGAAATTACAGAAAAAATATCAATAATCAGCGAAATTGCAAGACAGACTAATCTTCTGGCTTTGAATGCAGCGATTGAGGCCGCCCGGGCAGGAGATCATGGAAAAGGATTTGCCGTTGTCGCTCAGGAAGTAAGGAAGCTGGCTGAGAGAAGCCAGGTAGCTGCCGCTGAAATAATGGAGATATCTGCTGAAACCGAATCGGCTGCGGACAATGCTTCGGTTATGCTCGACAGGCTTGTACCGGACATCCAGAAAACAGCTGAACTCGTACAGGAAATTGCTGCGGCGACCAGCGAACAGGCATCGGGAATAGAACAGGTCACCAATGCCATAAATCAGATGGACAGCGTCGTACAACAGAACGCCTCTGCATCGGAACAGGTCGCCGCCACAGCCGAAACGCTGGTGTCTCAAGCTAGAGAACAGAAAAACACTGTGTCGTTTTTTACGGTTTAA
- a CDS encoding protein-disulfide reductase DsbD family protein → MKKTIFFLLTVFFSFQVYGQFFGTSDIPEVNIVLEVIPSELSPGDTFTVYGTYEIPEHYHIFLNEDFFTITIDNPQIDAGEVFYPMEESKPLLGIPAFSDKVTISRTFSLTDDVNANQIDLEIIASYQMCEDDGACLLPENITFNRTLDISDNGGTSKSPLSVILWYILLAFAGGIILNIMPCVLPLLSVKALNLVEQSSHDKKTILVSSVLYGTGILVSFLILAFSVILLKSSGEAFGWGFQFQNPLFVTVLLTLIFIFSLSLFDIYTFNPPNKGMQKASQHSAGRSYRSSFITGIFAVLVATPCTAPFMGAALGFAFSQTPFVIILIFTALSLGFALPFILLGLFPALIARIPKPGKWMNTFKEFMGFLLLGTMVYLLTTLHSLIGDSIKGVLWFLLFTGLAVWIFGRFGSAIEKKRKRIAVVVIALFIIAGSFYSLVDLTPKNSSENNNIADGVWKVFSEDLVEKYRNEGKPVFVDFYADWCTSCKVNDAAVLDRKKVLDMFESKNVQLLKGDFTSGDRVIARWLAKYERAGVPLYLLFRPGEEAHVFPEFLSIGMIEEELEKIKP, encoded by the coding sequence ATGAAAAAAACAATATTCTTTCTGCTGACTGTATTTTTTTCATTTCAAGTATACGGACAGTTTTTCGGTACCAGCGATATTCCGGAAGTCAATATAGTTCTTGAGGTTATTCCTTCGGAATTGTCCCCGGGCGATACATTTACAGTCTACGGGACATATGAAATACCTGAACATTACCATATTTTTCTTAATGAAGATTTTTTTACTATTACTATTGATAATCCGCAAATAGATGCCGGAGAAGTATTTTATCCCATGGAAGAGAGTAAACCTCTCCTCGGTATTCCGGCTTTCAGCGACAAAGTTACAATTTCAAGAACTTTTTCATTAACCGATGATGTGAATGCCAATCAAATTGACCTCGAGATAATCGCATCATATCAGATGTGTGAGGACGACGGGGCCTGTCTTCTTCCGGAAAACATTACATTCAATCGCACTCTTGATATCAGCGATAATGGCGGGACTTCAAAATCTCCGTTGTCAGTTATACTCTGGTACATTCTCCTGGCTTTCGCCGGTGGAATTATTCTGAATATTATGCCCTGTGTCCTACCTCTACTTTCCGTTAAAGCCTTAAATCTGGTAGAACAGAGCAGTCATGATAAAAAAACAATATTAGTATCTTCTGTCCTCTACGGTACAGGTATACTGGTCTCCTTTTTGATACTTGCTTTTTCTGTTATTTTACTGAAAAGTTCCGGAGAAGCATTCGGTTGGGGATTTCAGTTTCAGAATCCGCTTTTCGTTACTGTTCTTTTAACACTCATTTTCATTTTTTCACTCTCTCTTTTTGATATCTATACATTCAATCCTCCGAATAAAGGCATGCAAAAGGCATCACAGCATAGCGCCGGCAGAAGTTATAGAAGTTCATTCATAACCGGGATCTTTGCGGTTCTTGTCGCAACCCCCTGCACCGCTCCCTTTATGGGTGCCGCTCTTGGTTTTGCTTTTTCCCAGACTCCATTTGTCATAATATTGATTTTTACAGCACTTTCTCTTGGATTTGCCTTGCCATTCATTCTTCTCGGTCTTTTTCCGGCTCTAATTGCCAGGATACCCAAACCGGGTAAGTGGATGAATACCTTTAAGGAATTTATGGGTTTTCTTCTCCTGGGAACCATGGTGTATCTTTTGACAACTCTTCACAGTTTGATCGGCGATTCTATAAAAGGTGTTCTCTGGTTTCTTCTCTTTACAGGATTGGCTGTTTGGATTTTCGGTCGTTTCGGGTCAGCCATAGAAAAGAAAAGAAAAAGAATTGCTGTCGTGGTGATCGCCTTATTCATAATAGCCGGATCTTTTTATTCCCTTGTTGATCTTACTCCGAAAAATTCTTCAGAAAACAATAACATTGCCGATGGTGTCTGGAAGGTTTTTTCTGAAGATCTGGTAGAAAAATACAGAAATGAAGGGAAACCGGTTTTTGTGGATTTTTATGCAGACTGGTGTACTTCCTGTAAAGTCAACGACGCGGCTGTTCTCGATAGAAAGAAGGTTCTGGATATGTTCGAATCGAAAAACGTTCAGTTGCTCAAAGGCGACTTCACTTCCGGTGACAGGGTAATCGCCAGATGGCTCGCAAAATATGAAAGAGCCGGTGTTCCTTTATACCTTCTTTTCAGGCCCGGCGAAGAAGCTCATGTTTTTCCTGAGTTCCTCTCCATAGGCATGATTGAAGAGGAACTGGAGAAAATTAAACCGTAA
- a CDS encoding exonuclease SbcCD subunit D C-terminal domain-containing protein — MRILHTSDWHLGARLCDRERIDEHKAFLDWIIHKIETEKVNILIISGDIFDTSTPPNNAEALYYDFICKLNETDLTATVIIGGNHDSISKINSPKLLLSRLKVFVVGGAEKSPEDCLIPILENDRVHALVCAVPFLRERDIRIPVAGENWEERERGVAEGIHSYYRSVVESAEKDYDLSNIPLIGMGHLFVTGSLSGAGQRDLYVGNLGSISTEIFSDSFSYIALGHIHKPQQVGGKDYIRYSGSPLAMDFGEEGEKSVIIAEFKENKLTGTKTLTIPQYRKLIRFKGNLKEVEKQIDDFVPPDTPFWADAELLDGSALGDVSRILNEKAIEKGFEFLRIRILHEASQNIFKNRQSKEIKDLTPEEIFIERCRNAGLEEEKMNELMPLYKELLVRVENVLENDHEN; from the coding sequence ATGAGGATACTGCATACTTCTGATTGGCACCTTGGTGCCAGACTTTGCGATAGAGAGAGGATTGATGAGCACAAAGCCTTTCTGGATTGGATAATTCACAAGATAGAAACAGAAAAAGTCAATATTCTAATAATATCCGGCGATATATTTGACACATCCACTCCGCCTAATAATGCCGAAGCTCTATATTATGATTTTATTTGTAAACTTAATGAAACGGATTTAACCGCGACAGTCATAATCGGCGGAAATCATGATTCCATTTCTAAGATAAACTCACCGAAATTACTGCTCAGCCGCTTAAAAGTCTTCGTTGTGGGGGGAGCTGAAAAAAGCCCTGAAGACTGCTTAATTCCGATTTTGGAAAATGACCGGGTACACGCTCTTGTCTGTGCCGTTCCTTTTTTAAGAGAAAGAGATATCAGGATTCCTGTTGCCGGTGAGAACTGGGAAGAAAGGGAGCGGGGTGTCGCAGAGGGAATCCATTCATACTATCGCAGTGTCGTAGAATCGGCAGAAAAGGATTATGACCTGTCAAATATTCCGTTAATAGGGATGGGACATCTCTTTGTAACCGGAAGCCTTTCCGGTGCTGGGCAAAGGGATCTCTATGTGGGGAATCTCGGATCCATATCTACAGAAATATTTTCTGATTCATTCAGTTATATCGCCCTGGGGCATATTCATAAACCTCAGCAAGTCGGAGGAAAAGATTATATCCGATACAGCGGCTCTCCGCTGGCTATGGACTTTGGAGAAGAAGGAGAAAAGTCCGTTATTATTGCAGAGTTTAAGGAGAATAAGCTAACCGGTACCAAAACATTGACTATCCCTCAATACAGAAAGCTGATTCGATTCAAGGGGAACTTAAAGGAAGTAGAGAAACAAATTGATGACTTTGTTCCTCCCGATACTCCCTTCTGGGCGGATGCTGAACTACTAGACGGATCAGCATTAGGAGATGTAAGCCGGATCCTCAATGAAAAGGCAATAGAAAAAGGATTTGAGTTCTTGAGAATTCGAATCCTTCACGAAGCAAGTCAGAATATATTCAAGAACAGGCAATCGAAAGAAATAAAAGATCTGACTCCGGAGGAAATATTCATAGAACGTTGCCGCAATGCCGGTCTGGAAGAAGAAAAAATGAACGAATTGATGCCGCTCTATAAAGAATTGCTGGTTAGGGTCGAAAACGTCCTGGAGAATGACCATGAAAATTGA
- a CDS encoding AAA family ATPase gives MKIESISIYNLNSLYGNNLIEFTKKPFNGSGLFAITGPTGAGKSTIFDAICLALYGRTPRLKNPDEIMSRHTGECYSELTFSVNGSIYRSRWEQRKSRGKADGKLQSARMSIVKITEGHETVLEDKKSLVPQEVAAITGLDYDQFTRSIMLAQGNFESFLKAGVNERAELLEKMTGTELYTRLSIEAFNLAKEKEENLYRLQEKTGDTEILPADEREELEQSLEILKTKRQEQTEFREKLQAARNWQEQDVVLKHRIDNCKYELQEALIKEEESRELEDIYARKSLIEKNMPLYDTYTYLDKETNRLEKETEDLKKNKASIESEIEESNKELEIRKNEKIEVEQRAEKTSKNIRLIEVQQNSINSFDERIKTINEYINQESNSYRLIKEEILNKESQLRILYKNRSSLSTFMKQYAHMAKIGESIPLLKDLSDRFDSLAGMDNFRNFDQIRKIKRAELENLDKKISFIKKEQPGDIEDLLNIKEILRAMGPISRSYREVLEDNNDYLANKESYRKKLTVITKKKEQLEALQEKYFYHKRQADFSALINEVKNHLHQGDTCPVCNGVYNEPGKEPEINEDHLEIANPESELKEISTQEQVLKERILDIQKVLDKSDTKLNELMREWNEIKGTSFVDLLPSEKEKAIAIYNNNESLIVDCINWDKELNALTGERDALTIENRNFDEAEKLREKILSILLSIGFSDDIKPDFPSELETKKSEYDKKRENLEKCEKDIQEAEHALVSLKEKAASAESKIQNWQADKEKLESEKFLLENQLLEASGGKSVILLEKEMNESLQKVLRTYEKTKNAFNQLEQKLFSVSAALTHNEQTLPGIRKDWEQKRASLNEILKNNDIDIEEFNQKGLSEEIQRLKKRINDGREGKIRAEEALENSKERLKEHLQNKPDETYLSNTSSELTKVENEINSISTDLGGVEEKLKRDNFLRDKLNELAREIEAHEKECRKWSELRSLIGSADGKIYRRFVQGLTLEKLVGLANIHLARLNNRYRIERSEDKELEVEIVDNWQADTIRPSSTLSGGESFLVSLALSLGLSELVGNNVVIDSLFLDEGFGTLDPESLETVLSALETLQSGGKLIGIISHVSAIRERISVQVQVRKLAGGKSRIEIV, from the coding sequence ATGAAAATTGAATCCATTTCTATATATAATCTCAATTCACTATATGGGAACAATTTAATCGAGTTCACAAAAAAACCCTTCAACGGCTCCGGTCTGTTCGCCATAACTGGTCCAACCGGTGCAGGAAAATCGACAATTTTCGATGCCATATGCCTGGCTCTGTATGGAAGAACTCCGAGATTGAAAAACCCCGATGAAATTATGAGCCGTCATACCGGAGAATGTTATTCTGAACTGACTTTTTCTGTGAATGGTTCAATATACAGAAGCCGCTGGGAGCAGAGAAAGTCAAGAGGCAAAGCTGACGGAAAACTTCAAAGCGCCAGAATGTCGATCGTAAAAATTACTGAAGGTCATGAGACTGTACTTGAAGACAAGAAAAGTCTTGTTCCTCAGGAAGTGGCTGCTATTACAGGCCTGGATTATGATCAGTTCACTCGATCTATAATGCTGGCCCAGGGAAATTTTGAATCATTCCTCAAAGCCGGTGTAAACGAAAGGGCAGAGCTTCTGGAGAAAATGACGGGTACTGAATTATACACAAGATTGAGTATCGAGGCATTTAATCTGGCAAAAGAAAAAGAAGAAAATCTCTACAGATTGCAGGAAAAAACAGGAGATACGGAAATACTCCCGGCAGATGAAAGAGAGGAACTGGAACAGTCTCTTGAAATTTTGAAAACAAAGAGACAGGAACAAACCGAGTTCAGAGAAAAATTGCAAGCAGCCAGAAATTGGCAGGAACAGGATGTCGTACTCAAGCACAGGATTGATAATTGCAAATATGAATTGCAGGAAGCTCTGATTAAAGAGGAAGAGTCCAGAGAACTGGAAGATATTTACGCAAGGAAATCATTAATTGAAAAAAATATGCCTCTTTATGATACATATACATACCTTGATAAGGAAACAAACAGACTCGAAAAAGAAACTGAAGACTTAAAAAAGAATAAAGCTTCTATTGAGTCTGAAATTGAAGAATCAAATAAAGAACTTGAGATTCGGAAAAATGAGAAAATTGAAGTAGAACAAAGGGCTGAAAAAACAAGTAAAAATATACGTTTAATTGAAGTGCAGCAGAATTCAATTAATAGCTTTGACGAACGGATCAAAACAATAAATGAATATATAAATCAGGAATCGAATAGTTATAGATTAATCAAAGAGGAAATTCTCAATAAAGAATCTCAGTTAAGGATATTATATAAGAATAGATCTTCTCTGAGCACCTTTATGAAACAATATGCTCATATGGCAAAAATCGGAGAATCGATTCCGCTCTTAAAGGATCTATCCGATAGATTTGATTCTCTCGCCGGTATGGATAACTTCAGAAACTTTGATCAAATCCGGAAAATTAAACGGGCCGAACTCGAGAATCTGGATAAAAAGATTTCTTTTATAAAAAAAGAACAGCCAGGAGACATAGAGGATTTATTAAACATAAAAGAAATTCTCAGAGCCATGGGACCCATCTCAAGAAGCTATAGAGAGGTTTTGGAAGATAATAATGATTATCTTGCCAATAAAGAATCTTACAGAAAAAAGCTGACTGTCATCACGAAAAAAAAAGAGCAGCTGGAAGCCTTGCAGGAGAAATATTTTTACCATAAAAGACAGGCAGATTTTTCCGCGTTAATCAATGAGGTGAAAAACCATCTTCATCAGGGAGATACCTGTCCGGTCTGTAACGGCGTTTATAATGAACCGGGTAAGGAACCGGAAATTAATGAAGACCATTTGGAAATAGCCAATCCCGAAAGTGAATTGAAAGAAATATCAACGCAGGAGCAAGTCCTTAAAGAACGTATACTCGATATTCAAAAAGTGCTTGATAAATCGGATACAAAACTCAATGAATTAATGCGGGAATGGAACGAGATCAAAGGAACATCTTTCGTTGATTTATTACCTTCTGAAAAAGAAAAAGCAATCGCCATATATAACAATAACGAATCTTTGATTGTTGATTGTATAAACTGGGATAAAGAACTTAATGCCTTGACCGGAGAGAGGGATGCGTTAACTATTGAGAACAGGAACTTTGATGAAGCTGAAAAGCTGAGAGAGAAAATTCTTTCTATTCTTCTTTCTATTGGTTTTTCCGATGACATAAAGCCTGATTTTCCTTCAGAACTGGAAACAAAAAAATCTGAATATGATAAAAAAAGAGAGAACCTTGAAAAATGTGAAAAAGACATTCAGGAGGCTGAACACGCTCTTGTCTCTTTAAAAGAGAAAGCTGCATCTGCCGAAAGCAAAATTCAAAATTGGCAGGCAGACAAAGAAAAGCTGGAATCGGAAAAATTTTTACTGGAAAATCAGCTTCTCGAGGCCAGTGGAGGCAAGTCAGTTATCCTCCTTGAAAAAGAGATGAACGAATCACTTCAAAAAGTATTACGGACCTATGAAAAAACAAAAAACGCTTTCAATCAACTTGAACAGAAGCTTTTTTCTGTTTCAGCAGCATTAACGCATAATGAACAGACACTACCTGGCATAAGAAAAGATTGGGAGCAAAAGAGAGCTTCACTTAACGAAATCCTGAAAAATAACGACATTGATATTGAAGAGTTTAATCAAAAAGGTCTATCTGAAGAAATTCAACGCTTGAAAAAAAGGATAAACGATGGCCGGGAAGGGAAAATCCGTGCAGAAGAAGCGCTTGAAAATTCGAAAGAGAGGCTAAAAGAGCATCTTCAGAACAAGCCGGATGAAACATATCTCAGCAATACTTCATCCGAACTGACAAAAGTGGAAAATGAAATCAATTCAATCTCTACAGATTTGGGCGGCGTCGAAGAAAAACTGAAAAGGGATAATTTCCTTCGGGACAAGTTAAATGAGCTGGCAAGGGAAATTGAGGCTCATGAGAAAGAGTGCCGGAAATGGTCTGAACTGAGGTCTTTGATCGGGAGCGCTGACGGGAAAATCTACCGTCGTTTCGTCCAGGGGCTGACACTGGAAAAACTTGTCGGCTTGGCCAATATACATCTGGCTAGACTGAATAATAGATACAGAATTGAGCGATCTGAAGATAAAGAGCTTGAAGTGGAAATTGTTGACAATTGGCAGGCCGATACTATAAGACCGTCTTCAACCTTATCTGGCGGTGAAAGTTTTCTGGTAAGTCTGGCTCTGTCTTTGGGGTTGTCTGAACTGGTGGGCAATAATGTCGTGATCGATTCGCTTTTTCTCGATGAAGGATTCGGAACGCTGGATCCTGAATCTCTCGAAACGGTTCTGTCTGCCCTGGAAACATTGCAATCCGGAGGAAAGCTGATCGGAATAATTTCCCATGTCAGTGCGATCAGAGAGCGAATTTCAGTTCAGGTACAGGTGAGAAAACTGGCCGGGGGTAAAAGCCGTATTGAAATTGTCTGA
- a CDS encoding purine-nucleoside phosphorylase: protein MRSDFQERVEKAVKSIRTKTQAKPKVGLILGSGLSGISDQLDGIEIPYSDIDGFPEPTVAGHKGILKIGEETVTLAGRFHFYEGWTMDEVVLPTALLHGLGVETLIVTNAAGAVNKAFAPGNIVLLKDHINLMGTNPLIGPNDAKMGPRFPDMTYPYDRELRDMVKRIAPSLLSKPEDLKEGVYAAFTGPSYETPAEIKMCRIIGADMVGMSTVPEVITANRLGMKVIGISCATNMAAGILDQPLNHEEVVETGRKVQNDMVKLIMGIVQELNI from the coding sequence ATGAGAAGCGATTTTCAAGAAAGAGTAGAAAAAGCTGTTAAATCAATACGTACTAAAACTCAGGCGAAACCAAAGGTGGGATTAATCCTCGGATCAGGTCTTTCGGGAATTTCAGATCAGCTGGATGGAATTGAAATCCCCTATAGCGATATAGACGGCTTTCCCGAACCCACAGTTGCCGGACATAAAGGAATTCTTAAGATTGGAGAAGAAACGGTAACGCTGGCGGGAAGATTTCATTTCTATGAAGGCTGGACAATGGATGAAGTTGTGCTTCCCACTGCGCTTCTGCATGGCCTGGGTGTTGAGACATTGATTGTAACCAATGCGGCAGGAGCTGTAAATAAAGCCTTTGCGCCGGGTAATATTGTCCTGTTGAAAGATCATATCAACTTAATGGGAACCAACCCGCTTATCGGGCCGAATGATGCGAAAATGGGGCCCCGATTCCCGGATATGACATATCCGTACGACAGAGAGCTTCGCGATATGGTTAAAAGGATTGCGCCTTCTCTGCTCAGCAAACCGGAAGATCTGAAAGAAGGTGTATATGCCGCTTTTACCGGACCGTCATATGAGACGCCGGCTGAAATTAAAATGTGCCGGATCATCGGGGCGGATATGGTTGGAATGTCGACTGTTCCCGAAGTCATTACTGCTAACCGGCTCGGTATGAAAGTCATCGGGATTTCCTGTGCGACCAATATGGCTGCCGGAATTCTCGATCAGCCTCTGAATCATGAAGAGGTTGTCGAAACCGGAAGAAAAGTGCAGAATGACATGGTCAAATTGATCATGGGGATTGTTCAGGAGCTGAACATATAA